A genome region from Hymenobacter tibetensis includes the following:
- a CDS encoding TonB-dependent receptor produces MRNTYYRHLLFLLLAVFSIQQGWSQGTTTSAMNGVITDKDGAGLPGATVIAVHTPTNTQYVAPTNSEGRFNIPNMRVGGPYTVRVTFVGYQDITREGIFLSLGQNQRLDLNLSEATTQLSGVTVTATQDPVINAGRTGAATTVRREQIERLPTISRSFQDFTRLTPQANGNSLGGRNGRFNNVQIDGASNNDLFGLGNSGTPGGQAGTNPISLDAIQEFQVVIAPYDVRQGRFSGGGINAVTRSGTNEFSGSAFAFGRNQSTAGKSPTANAEGVRTKLDKFNDYQAGFRLGGPIVKDKLFLFVNGEITRRTAPLLFRAAGVDASGVNETGSDVLGFVNTTQLKQISDKLLEYGYDAGEYGEINAETRSNKAFARLDWNISQDHQLTLRHNFVDATDDNITRGQTSFRFGNNAYQFLSKTNSTVLELKSRFGNRFANNLLVGYSTIRDSRSLVGDLFPSITITSGNGTISAGSEFSSVANRLDQDILEITDNFNVFAGKHVLTFGTNNEIFRFDNLFVQSTEGRYDFPSIASFLANDVNINNFRYRQNYALPGGKPTAKFGAAQFGVYAQDEYNITDNFRLTTGLRLDLPVYFDKPSYNPRVDSTFAVGSTTLGEAYDVKTNRTPKARIQVSPRIGFNWDVRKDQSFQVRGGIGLFTGRPAYVWISNQYGNTGVDFATYDTNNSTSRPEAGLGLGSNYTVVRDQISRSSTTAAKGSIAVTDKDFRNPQLLRTNLAVDYRLPLGIVATLEGIYSKTLNDVLPQDINLVNPTGVLQGDGRPTYPTGSTNNNFNRYRNGRDFNNVILLTNTSKGYQYSITGELKKQVSSDFFLSSAYTYGQSRDLYSGSSSTAVSIWEFNPHPGNPNNLPLSYSNFDLRHRVIGSVSYRKEYADHFATTISAFYNGQSGAPFSYTYFGGDLNGDGGSFTSNSNDLIYIPRSQNEIVLVTDGVNDRRTPDQMWNELNAFIENDDFLKEHRGEYAARNGARTPWQHRIDVRLLQDIYTKIGDKAHTIQLSVDVINFGNLLSKDWGRDYFVANGNYGLLRYQGLEGGSTGRPTFSYGTGTSTPPAAAYQISQLASRWQAQFGVRYLF; encoded by the coding sequence ATGAGAAACACCTATTATCGTCATCTTCTCTTCCTGCTTCTGGCAGTGTTTTCGATACAGCAAGGCTGGTCGCAAGGCACTACCACGTCGGCTATGAACGGCGTAATTACCGACAAGGATGGAGCTGGCTTGCCTGGCGCTACTGTCATTGCGGTACACACTCCTACCAACACGCAATATGTAGCACCTACCAACTCGGAGGGTCGCTTCAACATCCCAAACATGCGTGTAGGTGGCCCCTACACCGTACGAGTAACATTTGTCGGGTATCAGGACATCACTCGTGAAGGTATTTTCCTAAGTCTGGGTCAAAACCAGCGCTTGGATTTGAATTTGAGCGAAGCCACAACGCAGTTGTCTGGCGTGACGGTAACAGCCACTCAGGACCCAGTTATCAACGCGGGTCGTACGGGTGCAGCTACTACGGTGCGTCGGGAGCAGATCGAGCGTCTGCCTACTATCTCGCGTAGCTTCCAAGATTTCACCCGCCTCACCCCCCAAGCTAACGGCAATTCATTGGGTGGCCGTAACGGCCGTTTCAACAACGTGCAAATTGATGGTGCTTCCAATAACGACTTGTTCGGCTTGGGCAACTCTGGCACACCAGGCGGTCAGGCCGGTACCAACCCAATTTCGCTGGATGCTATCCAGGAATTCCAAGTGGTAATTGCGCCCTATGACGTACGCCAGGGTCGTTTTAGCGGAGGTGGTATTAACGCCGTAACGCGTTCCGGTACCAATGAATTCTCTGGTTCCGCTTTCGCTTTCGGCCGCAACCAAAGCACAGCCGGCAAAAGCCCAACTGCAAATGCCGAAGGAGTACGCACTAAACTGGACAAGTTCAACGACTACCAGGCGGGTTTCCGGCTGGGTGGCCCTATTGTTAAAGACAAGCTGTTTCTCTTCGTGAACGGCGAAATCACCCGTCGGACTGCGCCGCTATTGTTTCGTGCTGCTGGAGTAGATGCAAGTGGTGTTAACGAAACAGGTTCTGATGTATTGGGCTTCGTCAACACCACACAACTAAAGCAGATTTCCGACAAACTGCTGGAGTACGGTTATGATGCTGGCGAATATGGCGAGATCAACGCCGAAACTCGTTCTAACAAAGCTTTTGCTCGTTTAGACTGGAATATCAGCCAGGATCATCAACTTACCTTGCGTCACAATTTTGTTGATGCTACAGATGATAACATCACCCGCGGTCAAACCAGCTTCCGTTTCGGTAACAACGCGTACCAATTCTTGAGTAAGACCAACTCAACGGTATTGGAATTGAAAAGCCGTTTCGGCAACCGTTTCGCTAACAACTTGCTGGTAGGTTATTCTACTATCCGTGATAGCCGTTCTCTTGTTGGCGACTTATTCCCCTCAATTACTATCACATCTGGCAACGGCACGATTTCAGCCGGTTCGGAATTTAGCTCTGTAGCAAACCGCTTAGACCAGGACATTCTTGAAATCACCGACAACTTCAACGTATTCGCCGGTAAGCACGTCCTCACGTTTGGTACAAACAACGAGATTTTCCGTTTCGACAACCTGTTTGTGCAGAGCACAGAGGGCCGTTATGACTTCCCAAGCATTGCATCTTTCTTAGCGAATGACGTTAATATCAACAACTTTCGCTATCGTCAGAACTACGCACTGCCAGGCGGAAAACCCACCGCTAAATTCGGTGCTGCACAGTTTGGTGTATATGCTCAGGATGAGTACAACATAACTGACAATTTCCGCTTGACGACTGGCTTGCGTCTTGATTTGCCAGTGTACTTTGATAAGCCGTCTTACAACCCCCGCGTAGACTCGACATTTGCTGTAGGTAGCACTACGCTGGGTGAAGCCTACGATGTGAAAACTAACCGTACTCCTAAGGCTCGGATTCAGGTTTCGCCCCGTATCGGTTTCAACTGGGATGTACGGAAAGATCAGAGCTTCCAGGTGCGCGGTGGTATAGGTTTATTCACTGGCCGCCCAGCCTACGTGTGGATTTCCAACCAGTATGGCAACACGGGTGTTGACTTTGCCACCTACGACACAAACAATAGCACAAGCCGTCCAGAAGCTGGTCTTGGTTTGGGTTCAAACTACACGGTAGTCCGCGACCAAATCAGCAGGTCTTCCACTACAGCAGCTAAAGGCAGCATAGCTGTAACAGATAAAGATTTCCGCAACCCTCAACTCCTCCGTACAAACCTAGCCGTAGATTACCGTCTGCCGCTTGGTATTGTAGCAACGTTGGAAGGTATTTATTCCAAGACCTTAAATGATGTGCTACCTCAAGACATCAACTTGGTAAATCCTACGGGCGTGTTGCAAGGTGATGGTCGCCCGACTTATCCTACTGGCAGCACCAACAACAACTTCAACCGCTACCGCAATGGTCGTGATTTCAACAACGTGATTTTGCTGACTAATACCAGTAAAGGGTACCAGTACAGCATCACGGGCGAGTTGAAGAAGCAAGTAAGCAGCGACTTCTTTCTGTCGAGTGCATATACTTATGGTCAGTCACGTGACTTGTACTCGGGTTCTAGCTCAACGGCAGTTTCTATCTGGGAATTCAACCCGCATCCAGGTAACCCTAACAACCTGCCTCTTTCGTACTCCAACTTCGATTTACGCCACCGTGTAATCGGTTCGGTTTCTTATCGTAAAGAGTATGCTGATCATTTCGCAACTACGATTTCTGCCTTCTATAACGGCCAGTCTGGTGCTCCCTTCTCTTACACCTACTTTGGTGGCGACTTGAACGGTGACGGTGGTAGCTTCACTAGCAACTCAAACGACCTGATCTATATTCCTCGCAGCCAAAACGAAATCGTGTTGGTAACCGATGGTGTAAATGACCGCCGTACGCCAGACCAGATGTGGAATGAGCTGAATGCGTTTATTGAGAACGATGACTTCTTGAAAGAGCATCGGGGTGAATACGCAGCCAGAAATGGTGCCCGCACTCCTTGGCAGCACCGCATTGACGTGCGCCTGTTGCAGGACATTTATACGAAGATTGGCGACAAGGCTCATACCATTCAACTTTCAGTTGACGTCATCAATTTTGGCAACCTGCTCAGCAAAGATTGGGGCCGTGACTACTTCGTGGCAAACGGTAACTATGGGTTATTGCGCTATCAGGGTCTAGAAGGTGGATCGACTGGTCGTCCTACTTTCAGCTATGGCACTGGTACTTCGACACCTCCAGCAGCTGCGTACCAAATCAGTCAATTAGCTTCGCGCTGGCAAGCTCAATTTGGGGTTCGTTACTTGTTCTAA
- a CDS encoding DUF4397 domain-containing protein has protein sequence MKYSFFSFFTKLTLAASAAVSLAGCDDPELPEAKPDTTASTLTGRYSLVNVSPGSGDAQLRSIDNVPVTTPQPVVPYLGTGAYTPVTSGQRLLLFSTTNNLNSSLIPARNAFNSNASYTVFLTDAATRASSATDQGGARSVVLTDNLAAPSANRARIRFVNLSPSYSAGADSLGLYTITSPSTTGATAPNRYLFAPIGRSYRSTTFTVPAVAATATTPGRASRSLNFANFTDVPAGTYTFQVRRSATAASNASQVIIQATPLTFASGKIYTIYSRGTNASMSATPLGISVVQHN, from the coding sequence ATGAAATACTCGTTTTTTTCTTTTTTCACCAAGCTGACGTTGGCTGCTTCAGCGGCTGTATCGTTGGCAGGTTGTGATGATCCTGAATTGCCAGAGGCAAAGCCAGACACAACTGCTTCAACTCTAACTGGACGTTATTCACTAGTTAATGTTTCTCCAGGATCTGGAGATGCGCAACTGCGTAGCATTGATAACGTGCCAGTCACTACTCCTCAGCCTGTAGTACCATACTTGGGTACTGGTGCCTATACTCCTGTCACTTCCGGACAACGGTTGTTACTTTTCTCTACCACTAACAATTTAAATAGCAGCCTCATTCCTGCCCGGAATGCATTCAACTCGAATGCTAGCTACACTGTGTTCCTGACTGACGCGGCCACTCGCGCTTCAAGTGCTACAGACCAAGGTGGTGCCCGCTCGGTGGTATTGACTGACAACTTAGCCGCTCCCTCCGCAAACCGTGCTCGAATTAGGTTTGTGAATTTGTCGCCTAGTTACAGTGCAGGTGCTGATAGCTTAGGGCTATATACTATTACTAGCCCTAGCACTACTGGCGCAACTGCACCCAACAGATACCTTTTTGCTCCTATTGGCCGTTCGTACCGCTCTACAACTTTCACAGTTCCAGCAGTAGCCGCTACGGCCACTACTCCAGGCCGCGCTTCTAGAAGCTTGAACTTTGCGAACTTCACAGATGTGCCTGCTGGAACTTATACTTTCCAGGTTCGTCGGTCAGCAACTGCTGCTAGTAACGCTTCACAGGTGATAATTCAAGCTACGCCTTTGACATTTGCGTCTGGCAAAATCTACACGATTTATAGCCGAGGCACCAATGCATCTATGTCCGCAACACCACTAGGAATTTCTGTTGTACAGCACAACTAG
- a CDS encoding TonB-dependent receptor, whose translation MRNTFYRQVFYLFLAVLSIQQGWAQGATTSAMNGVITDKDGAGLPGATVIAVHTPTNTQYVAPTNSEGRFNIQNMRVGGPYTVRITFVGYQDVTREGIFLTLGQNQRLDINLSESTQQLSEVTVSGRRDPVINSGRTGAATSVQREQIERLPSLSRSFQDFTRLTPQASGNGTSFGGRNGNFNNVTIDGAIFNNSFGLSGTVGGQAGAQPISLDAIQEIQVSIAPFDVRQGSFTGAGINAITRSGTNEVSASVYGFRRSNSLVGDKVRDINQPFPEFTLNQLGARVGGPIIKDKLFYFVSVEGERRDDPPGTFVANRQGVPAPGPGSNTSAANASELDVLSNFLQTTYGYNPGPYEGYQLKQNSDKITAKIDWNINATNTFSIKYNYLKSYRDAPPSNSGAPTVTGGRGLSANTLPFLASYYRINNNLNSFIAELNTTLAGGISNQLQAGFTAQRDFRSSLGGSPFPFVDILYNANGPGANGNEFTSFGYELFTPINVLNSDIYQLSDNISKTVGNHTFTLGTYNEYYKFANGFAPDLYGRYRFNSLTDFYNSAGYSYNTTTLAVTPRDGGALASATNNYTVRYPLNINDGNPSLGYPLAETKAAQLGFYAQDEWNVMPNLKVTTGLRVDIPIILSDLQRNEDAASISFRNNYQILTDQVQKTSVMFSPRVGFNWDVNNDGKTQLRGGTGIFTGRVPFVWISNQASNNGLLGGVYSVNGTTTTNGVTVPDPLAQPFNATPGYLNPNAEINQTRLPATYNLAVTERGFKFPQVWRTNIGIDQRLPGDVVFTLDGIFTKDINAVYFDNVNLPNPQARAAGADNRPIYRLPGALNTRSFQVSPKIVSSDGAIVMRNTSKGYSYSATAQLQKTFSNSVSASLAYTYTNSQDVSIGGSTPFSLWSARPISDDPNANKLGYSEFLRQHRVIASLSYRKEYLGHLATTISGFLDLGPNGRFSYVYNGDMNGDNVGTNDLMYIPRTRSEINLTNLTLFSGTPQQTIYTADQQWIDLDNYINQDDYLSKNRGEIAERNGAVLPWVAFIDARILQDVFTNIGKNRNSLQFSLDVFNIGNLINSDWGVGQTQQRSSPLSFVDYDQATGQPRFNFNPIVNSRTVFPDGTTTTNVQTLNVTNRYLTTESSRYRIQLGLRYTFN comes from the coding sequence ATGAGAAACACCTTTTACCGTCAAGTCTTTTACTTGTTCTTGGCGGTCCTGTCCATACAGCAGGGTTGGGCACAGGGAGCTACCACATCAGCCATGAACGGCGTTATTACTGATAAAGACGGAGCTGGCTTGCCAGGTGCTACCGTTATTGCAGTACATACGCCTACCAACACCCAGTACGTAGCACCTACCAACTCAGAAGGTCGCTTCAACATTCAGAACATGCGCGTAGGCGGACCTTATACGGTTCGTATCACTTTTGTAGGATACCAAGATGTAACGCGTGAAGGTATCTTCTTAACACTAGGTCAGAATCAGCGCTTAGACATCAACCTGAGCGAGTCGACGCAGCAGTTGAGTGAAGTAACTGTTTCTGGCCGCCGCGACCCGGTTATTAACTCCGGTCGGACGGGAGCAGCTACCAGCGTCCAGCGTGAGCAAATTGAGCGTTTGCCTTCTTTGAGCCGTTCGTTTCAGGACTTTACGCGCCTAACCCCACAAGCTTCGGGCAATGGCACGAGCTTCGGCGGGCGTAATGGTAACTTCAATAACGTTACCATTGATGGTGCCATCTTCAACAACTCTTTTGGCTTGAGTGGTACGGTAGGGGGCCAGGCCGGTGCTCAGCCTATTTCTTTGGATGCTATTCAAGAAATTCAAGTAAGCATAGCCCCCTTCGACGTTCGTCAAGGTTCGTTCACGGGTGCTGGCATCAACGCCATTACGCGTTCAGGTACCAACGAAGTATCTGCTTCGGTTTATGGCTTCCGCCGTTCCAACAGCTTAGTAGGTGACAAGGTACGGGACATCAATCAGCCGTTTCCTGAGTTTACACTCAACCAACTCGGAGCTCGGGTTGGCGGTCCTATCATCAAAGACAAGCTTTTCTATTTCGTAAGTGTGGAAGGTGAGCGCCGCGACGACCCGCCGGGTACGTTTGTAGCTAACCGCCAGGGGGTGCCTGCACCTGGTCCAGGCAGCAACACGTCAGCAGCTAACGCCTCTGAACTCGACGTGTTATCCAACTTCTTGCAAACAACTTATGGATACAATCCTGGCCCTTACGAGGGGTATCAGCTGAAGCAGAACTCCGATAAGATTACGGCTAAGATTGACTGGAATATCAACGCTACCAACACCTTCTCCATCAAGTATAACTACTTGAAGTCTTACCGCGATGCACCACCGTCTAACTCGGGAGCGCCAACGGTAACTGGTGGCCGCGGCTTATCCGCGAATACGTTGCCTTTCTTGGCATCATATTACCGCATCAACAACAACTTGAACTCGTTTATTGCCGAGTTGAACACTACCCTTGCGGGCGGTATTTCCAACCAGCTTCAAGCAGGCTTCACGGCCCAGCGTGACTTCCGCTCGTCATTGGGTGGGTCCCCGTTCCCGTTTGTTGATATTCTGTACAATGCCAACGGTCCTGGTGCCAACGGCAACGAGTTTACGTCATTCGGCTACGAGCTTTTCACGCCGATAAACGTGCTCAACTCGGATATCTATCAGCTGTCGGATAACATCAGCAAAACGGTAGGCAACCACACCTTCACGCTGGGTACGTACAACGAGTACTACAAATTCGCTAACGGCTTTGCTCCTGACCTGTATGGTCGTTACCGCTTCAACTCCCTGACGGATTTTTATAACTCAGCAGGCTATAGTTATAACACCACTACACTGGCCGTTACACCTCGCGATGGTGGTGCTCTGGCCTCGGCTACCAATAACTACACCGTACGCTATCCGCTGAACATCAATGATGGCAACCCAAGCTTGGGCTACCCACTAGCTGAAACCAAAGCTGCTCAGCTCGGATTCTATGCGCAGGACGAATGGAACGTGATGCCCAACCTGAAAGTGACCACTGGTTTACGGGTTGATATACCTATTATCCTCAGTGATTTGCAGCGCAACGAGGATGCCGCCAGCATTAGCTTCCGCAACAATTACCAGATTTTGACGGACCAGGTGCAGAAAACATCCGTGATGTTCTCGCCCCGTGTTGGCTTCAACTGGGATGTGAACAACGATGGCAAAACGCAGCTGCGTGGTGGTACGGGTATTTTCACTGGCCGTGTGCCATTCGTTTGGATTTCCAACCAAGCCAGCAACAACGGCCTGTTAGGTGGGGTGTATAGCGTGAACGGTACCACTACTACTAATGGAGTAACAGTTCCGGACCCCTTGGCTCAGCCGTTTAACGCCACTCCCGGTTACTTGAACCCTAATGCCGAAATCAATCAGACCAGGCTGCCTGCTACTTACAACTTGGCTGTAACTGAGCGTGGCTTCAAGTTCCCGCAAGTATGGCGTACCAATATTGGTATAGACCAGCGCCTACCTGGCGACGTGGTGTTCACCTTGGACGGTATCTTCACGAAGGATATCAACGCAGTATATTTCGACAACGTGAACCTGCCTAATCCGCAGGCCCGTGCCGCTGGCGCCGACAACCGTCCAATCTACCGCCTACCAGGTGCGCTGAACACTCGTTCATTCCAGGTGAGCCCGAAAATTGTGAGTTCGGATGGCGCTATTGTAATGCGCAATACCAGCAAAGGCTACTCATACAGTGCTACTGCGCAGTTGCAGAAAACGTTTAGCAACAGTGTTTCCGCTAGCTTGGCTTATACCTACACCAATTCGCAGGATGTAAGCATCGGAGGTTCAACTCCTTTCTCGCTGTGGTCTGCACGCCCTATCTCCGATGATCCTAACGCCAACAAGTTAGGCTACTCTGAATTCTTGCGTCAGCACCGCGTAATAGCGTCTCTGTCATACCGTAAGGAATACTTGGGTCACTTAGCTACTACCATCTCGGGCTTCCTTGACTTAGGTCCGAATGGCCGTTTCTCCTATGTGTACAATGGTGACATGAATGGTGACAACGTAGGTACCAACGACTTGATGTACATTCCGCGTACCCGCAGCGAAATTAATCTTACCAACCTAACGCTGTTTAGCGGTACACCTCAGCAGACTATCTACACGGCTGATCAGCAGTGGATAGACCTTGACAACTATATCAACCAAGACGATTATCTGAGCAAAAATCGTGGTGAAATTGCTGAGCGCAATGGGGCTGTGTTGCCGTGGGTTGCGTTCATTGACGCACGCATCTTGCAAGACGTATTCACGAACATTGGCAAAAACCGTAATTCGCTGCAGTTCAGCCTTGATGTGTTCAACATCGGTAACCTCATCAATTCTGATTGGGGTGTGGGACAGACGCAGCAGCGCAGCTCGCCTTTGTCGTTCGTGGATTACGACCAAGCTACTGGCCAGCCACGATTCAACTTCAACCCCATTGTGAACTCGCGGACGGTATTCCCCGACGGTACTACTACTACCAATGTGCAGACACTGAACGTGACGAACCGCTACTTGACAACGGAATCCTCGCGTTACCGCATCCAATTAGGCCTGCGCTATACCTTCAACTAA
- the cysK gene encoding cysteine synthase A: MKANSILDTIGNTPLLRLNKLFSQRPDVEVWVKLERANPGGSIKDRIALSMIEQAEQDGILTPDSLIVEPTSGNTGVGLAMVAAVKGYKLTVVMPESMSIERRRLMAAYGANLELTPREKGMKGAIEKAHEIVRDTPGAWMPMQFENPANIKVHAETTAQEILRDAPEGFDYHITGVGTGGHITAVTEVLKPLFPNMKTFAVEPELSPVISGGAPGPHPIQGIGAGFIPANLHQDVLDGTIQVSQQEAFDMARRAAREEGIFMGVSSGASLAAVAKKLDEVPQGGRVLTFCYDTGERYLSVEGLFV, encoded by the coding sequence ATGAAAGCTAATTCCATTCTGGATACCATCGGCAACACGCCACTTTTGCGCCTTAATAAGCTATTTTCTCAACGTCCGGACGTAGAAGTGTGGGTGAAGCTAGAACGAGCTAACCCAGGCGGTAGCATCAAAGACCGGATTGCGTTGAGTATGATAGAACAAGCCGAGCAAGACGGCATACTCACCCCCGACAGCCTGATTGTAGAGCCAACTTCCGGCAACACCGGCGTAGGCCTAGCCATGGTAGCGGCAGTGAAAGGCTACAAACTTACCGTAGTGATGCCGGAGTCCATGTCGATTGAGCGGCGCCGCTTGATGGCAGCGTATGGCGCAAATTTGGAGCTAACGCCCCGCGAAAAGGGTATGAAGGGCGCTATCGAGAAGGCCCACGAAATTGTGCGAGATACGCCCGGTGCCTGGATGCCGATGCAGTTCGAAAACCCAGCCAACATCAAAGTGCACGCCGAAACCACTGCGCAGGAAATCCTGCGTGATGCTCCTGAAGGCTTCGACTACCACATTACGGGGGTTGGCACGGGCGGCCACATCACGGCAGTAACGGAAGTGCTCAAGCCACTCTTCCCCAACATGAAGACGTTTGCTGTGGAGCCCGAACTCTCGCCCGTCATTAGTGGCGGCGCTCCCGGCCCCCACCCTATCCAGGGTATCGGCGCCGGTTTTATCCCAGCGAACTTGCACCAAGATGTACTCGACGGCACTATTCAGGTTTCGCAGCAGGAGGCTTTTGATATGGCGCGGCGTGCTGCTCGTGAAGAAGGCATCTTTATGGGCGTATCGTCCGGCGCTTCTTTAGCCGCCGTAGCCAAGAAGCTAGATGAAGTGCCACAAGGCGGCCGGGTGCTCACATTCTGCTACGACACAGGCGAACGGTACCTATCGGTAGAAGGACTATTTGTATAA
- a CDS encoding serine O-acetyltransferase — MSFSSDTPFVRALARAHQQAATPLPGPAFCQLAEQLLELLFPERASRPLLRVDAVAATLSQLQTDWAALLTHVSMPEPAAAVAASFMARLPSLRDKLLRDAAAILAADPAAQGTEEVIATYPGFYATAMHRLAHTLHELQVPRVPRLISEYAHQLTGIDIHPGARIGPSFCIDHGTGIVIGETTVIGAHVKVFQGVTLGALSVSKELQGIKRHPTIEDHVVLYAGATILGGNTVVGSHSIIGGNVWLTESVPSHSRVYHRAQIQVTRTEDPTAGLTFSI; from the coding sequence ATGTCCTTTTCTTCTGATACGCCTTTTGTACGAGCCCTTGCACGGGCACATCAGCAAGCCGCCACACCGCTGCCAGGGCCTGCTTTCTGCCAGTTAGCCGAGCAACTATTGGAATTGCTCTTCCCGGAGCGCGCCAGCCGCCCACTGCTCCGCGTTGATGCTGTGGCAGCCACGTTAAGCCAACTCCAAACCGACTGGGCCGCGCTCCTGACGCATGTATCCATGCCTGAGCCAGCGGCGGCAGTAGCGGCTAGCTTTATGGCGCGCCTTCCTTCCTTGCGGGACAAACTCCTGCGCGACGCCGCCGCTATTCTGGCCGCCGACCCTGCAGCGCAGGGCACCGAAGAGGTTATTGCCACGTACCCAGGCTTCTATGCCACCGCCATGCACCGCCTGGCCCATACACTGCACGAGTTACAAGTCCCGCGCGTTCCGCGTCTGATCAGCGAATACGCACATCAACTCACCGGTATCGACATTCATCCGGGGGCTCGTATTGGTCCTTCCTTCTGCATCGACCACGGCACTGGCATTGTCATCGGCGAAACTACCGTTATCGGGGCGCACGTGAAGGTGTTTCAAGGAGTGACCCTGGGTGCTCTCAGCGTCAGCAAAGAATTGCAGGGTATTAAGCGCCATCCTACCATTGAAGACCACGTAGTACTGTATGCTGGAGCAACTATCCTGGGGGGCAACACCGTGGTAGGTAGCCATAGCATTATTGGTGGCAACGTGTGGCTTACGGAAAGTGTGCCTTCTCATTCACGGGTGTATCACCGTGCCCAGATACAAGTTACGCGCACCGAAGACCCAACGGCAGGTCTAACATTTTCTATTTAA
- a CDS encoding cupin domain-containing protein, translating to MADTTITKIDSTHSPRGKEGEKYLASGIHVAMRLWENEEPGEQKEPVSRAYETVGYVLQGRAELHSEGQMVLLEPGNSWVVPKGASHAYKILETFSAVEATTPPAQAHGRDEE from the coding sequence ATGGCCGATACCACCATCACGAAAATAGATTCCACGCATTCACCACGCGGCAAAGAAGGTGAGAAGTATTTAGCGTCTGGCATCCACGTAGCCATGCGCTTGTGGGAAAACGAAGAGCCCGGCGAACAGAAAGAACCGGTTAGCCGCGCCTACGAAACAGTTGGGTACGTGCTGCAAGGCCGCGCCGAGTTGCACTCAGAAGGCCAGATGGTGCTGCTGGAGCCAGGCAACTCGTGGGTAGTGCCAAAAGGCGCATCCCATGCCTATAAGATTTTGGAAACGTTCTCGGCCGTGGAAGCCACTACGCCCCCTGCGCAGGCCCACGGCCGCGACGAAGAATAG